In Lusitaniella coriacea LEGE 07157, one genomic interval encodes:
- a CDS encoding two-partner secretion domain-containing protein, with amino-acid sequence MKSTNFHFNQILIYLGSAIAPFLNISPLLAQPIIAEPNDTNTSVTINSNRFDINGGTLSGDGTNLFHSFAQFGLNPNQIANFLSTPQIQNILGRVVGNDPSIINGLIQVTGGNSNLYLMNPAGIIFGNSATLNVPADFIATTATGIGFGENNWFNAYGINDYQSLIGNPTQFAFDLTQPGAIINAGNLTASDGKNIGLIAGIVANTGSVTTSGGNISLVSVPGTNRVKISQPGSLLSLELVPPRDSNGLTLPFTPLELPQLLTGSGVETGLAVNPDNSVQTAEGTLIPTTPGTTIVTGTLNVSNPLAQGGNADVLGTRVGILDSAQILASGGLGGGNVRIGGGYQGQENIPNALFTVVGEDATINADALVDGTGGTVIVWADGTTKFWGDISARGGSNSGDGGFVEVSGLQSLDFTGSVDTLAPNGNAGTLLLDPTNITVQNGVGTFTNLNQVDAFGDIDIGANTIDVALINMATANVILQATNDININAAINIATADVGLTAIAQNGNITATENITTVAGGNGSVTLAAGNNITVQGIDAGGAIALTSTNANVIIGANNANNNEIRSSARTDGGAPGQIAVTALNGTVTLNGILRSGRANKDGDSTIAITAQRFRAINPGPGAQDGRPDKFLDIPAFAQSGVANASNSLTVQPVSLFATPANVQFSTDGNITPANVNNALPGRATINFVDNLQNPNPANTFSVSEGSGPELITITIPRSQTFVIGPTFNPNDPNVSGVPSNTSIALSISGIPPTLVVLLGDNQLSAPPLQQPPVAQQPQVPNQVAQVPDGAVRASQEGDRAAGDNRGLNCVSGGREEEEEENICQSGDGARSILDTSEVETPQDESNQQSKRNPALIESEVEVGRVSN; translated from the coding sequence ATGAAATCCACAAATTTTCACTTTAATCAAATATTAATTTATTTAGGGAGCGCGATCGCGCCCTTTTTAAACATCTCCCCCCTCCTCGCGCAACCCATCATTGCCGAACCCAACGACACCAACACCTCTGTCACAATTAACAGCAATCGATTCGATATCAATGGTGGAACCCTCTCCGGTGATGGAACCAACCTATTTCATAGTTTTGCTCAATTCGGACTCAACCCCAACCAAATTGCCAACTTCCTCTCCACCCCTCAAATTCAGAACATTTTAGGGCGCGTTGTTGGCAACGATCCTTCCATCATCAACGGTTTAATTCAAGTCACAGGGGGGAATTCCAACCTCTACCTTATGAACCCGGCTGGGATTATTTTCGGCAATAGCGCAACCCTCAACGTCCCCGCAGACTTTATTGCCACCACCGCCACAGGAATTGGATTCGGCGAGAATAATTGGTTTAACGCCTACGGAATCAACGACTATCAATCCCTCATCGGCAACCCCACGCAATTTGCTTTCGACTTAACCCAACCCGGCGCAATCATCAACGCAGGGAACTTAACCGCCAGCGACGGAAAAAACATCGGACTCATTGCGGGAATCGTCGCCAACACCGGAAGCGTCACAACATCCGGGGGAAATATCTCTCTTGTTTCAGTTCCCGGAACCAATCGCGTCAAAATTTCACAACCGGGTAGTTTGTTGAGCTTAGAATTGGTTCCCCCACGAGATTCCAATGGATTAACACTGCCCTTCACTCCTTTGGAGTTACCCCAATTACTAACAGGTTCGGGAGTTGAAACCGGACTCGCAGTTAACCCCGACAACAGCGTACAAACGGCGGAGGGAACCCTAATCCCCACAACCCCAGGAACGACAATTGTCACCGGAACCCTAAATGTATCTAATCCCCTCGCACAAGGCGGTAACGCAGATGTGCTGGGAACCCGCGTCGGCATCCTGGATAGCGCTCAAATTCTCGCTTCTGGAGGTCTAGGCGGTGGAAATGTGCGCATTGGTGGTGGCTATCAGGGTCAAGAGAATATTCCCAATGCCCTCTTTACGGTTGTGGGTGAAGATGCAACGATTAACGCCGATGCTTTAGTCGATGGAACGGGCGGAACGGTTATTGTTTGGGCGGATGGAACCACAAAATTCTGGGGTGATATTAGCGCGCGTGGCGGTTCTAATTCGGGGGATGGCGGATTTGTTGAGGTTTCCGGCTTGCAATCCTTGGATTTTACAGGCTCGGTCGATACCCTTGCGCCCAATGGTAACGCGGGAACGCTGCTTCTCGACCCCACTAATATTACCGTTCAAAATGGTGTAGGGACGTTTACCAACCTCAATCAAGTGGATGCCTTCGGCGATATCGATATCGGCGCGAATACGATTGATGTTGCTTTGATTAATATGGCAACGGCGAATGTTATTCTGCAAGCCACCAATGATATTAATATCAACGCTGCAATCAACATTGCAACGGCTGATGTGGGTTTAACCGCGATCGCGCAAAATGGAAATATTACCGCCACTGAAAATATCACCACAGTTGCAGGCGGAAACGGTAGCGTAACGCTCGCGGCTGGCAACAACATTACTGTTCAAGGGATTGATGCAGGTGGAGCTATTGCCCTAACCAGCACCAATGCCAATGTAATTATCGGTGCGAATAATGCCAACAACAACGAAATCAGAAGTTCTGCACGTACCGATGGTGGCGCTCCCGGACAAATTGCGGTTACTGCACTCAACGGTACAGTAACCTTAAATGGAATTCTTCGATCTGGCAGAGCCAATAAGGACGGCGACAGTACGATTGCTATTACCGCTCAACGTTTTCGCGCCATCAATCCCGGTCCCGGCGCGCAAGATGGCAGACCCGATAAGTTTCTGGATATTCCTGCTTTTGCTCAATCTGGTGTAGCAAATGCTAGTAACTCTTTAACCGTTCAACCCGTGAGTTTGTTTGCCACTCCTGCCAACGTTCAATTTTCGACTGATGGTAATATTACGCCAGCCAATGTGAACAATGCTTTACCGGGGAGAGCGACGATTAACTTTGTGGATAATCTGCAAAATCCCAATCCAGCAAATACATTCTCCGTTTCTGAAGGAAGCGGTCCCGAACTGATTACCATTACGATTCCCCGCAGTCAAACGTTCGTGATTGGTCCGACGTTCAATCCCAACGATCCCAATGTGAGTGGCGTGCCGAGTAATACGAGTATTGCGCTTTCAATTTCTGGGATTCCTCCTACATTAGTTGTGCTGCTTGGAGATAATCAGTTGAGCGCTCCGCCACTGCAACAACCTCCCGTAGCACAACAACCCCAGGTTCCCAATCAAGTGGCTCAAGTCCCGGATGGAGCCGTTCGCGCGTCCCAGGAGGGCGATCGCGCGGCGGGAGACAATCGCGGTTTAAACTGCGTTTCTGGGGGTCGAGAGGAGGAAGAGGAGGAAAATATCTGTCAGTCCGGGGACGGCGCGCGATCGATTTTGGATACCAGCGAAGTGGAAACGCCACAGGATGAGAGCAACCAACAGTCAAAAAGAAACCCCGCATTGATTGAGAGTGAAGTGGAGGTAGGACGAGTTTCCAATTGA
- a CDS encoding ATP-grasp domain-containing protein has translation MTDLLEYQAKELFRAVGIPVLPSQQIDHPREIRQLKIPYPVVLKSQVRAGGRGKAGGVRRVENTIDAIATARRIFNLPIAGEYPEILLAETHYNAQQEYFLAIVLDYQLQRPVLLGSSQGGMQVEAVLEQVQKVAVEGEFSPFYARQLAIAMGLRGGSIDSVSDILVKMYHLFATKDLDSIEINPLGIGVDGEVMALDGKIAVNDRGLQRHPDLIELMGVPPASDDSEACLPNSTLQRLDMVNPKGNIGILCNGLDLGMATWDTVVQKRGKPAQCWAIGAQTSGILMPNDSLSQGLEVALERMREVSEVKVILINILTSPQVAETMVRAIANFLRPHLDEANGESEDRFERPTAAARALRRETSPSTLSNPSLPPPIVVRLPGVQLESIEPFWDELPLYWIETLEDAIARAIELARSL, from the coding sequence ATGACAGATTTACTAGAGTACCAAGCAAAAGAATTATTTCGAGCGGTGGGCATTCCCGTCTTACCTTCGCAGCAGATCGACCATCCGAGGGAAATTCGGCAATTAAAAATTCCCTATCCGGTTGTTCTCAAATCCCAGGTGCGTGCGGGGGGACGGGGGAAAGCGGGGGGCGTTCGCCGCGTAGAAAATACCATTGACGCGATCGCGACGGCGCGAAGAATCTTCAATTTACCGATCGCGGGGGAATATCCCGAAATCCTCCTCGCAGAGACGCACTACAATGCCCAACAGGAATATTTTTTGGCAATTGTTTTGGATTATCAGCTTCAGCGCCCGGTTTTGCTGGGATCGTCTCAAGGGGGAATGCAAGTCGAAGCGGTATTGGAACAAGTGCAAAAGGTCGCGGTTGAGGGAGAGTTTTCTCCTTTTTACGCGCGACAATTGGCAATTGCAATGGGGCTTAGGGGCGGTTCGATCGATTCGGTGAGCGATATTTTGGTCAAGATGTACCATCTGTTTGCCACAAAAGACCTCGATAGTATTGAGATTAATCCTTTAGGAATTGGTGTGGATGGCGAGGTGATGGCGCTGGATGGCAAGATTGCGGTGAACGATCGCGGTTTGCAACGCCATCCCGATTTAATTGAACTGATGGGAGTTCCTCCCGCTAGCGATGACTCGGAAGCTTGCTTGCCCAACAGCACGCTGCAACGACTCGATATGGTGAATCCCAAGGGAAATATCGGCATTTTGTGTAATGGGTTGGATTTGGGGATGGCAACCTGGGATACTGTGGTGCAAAAAAGGGGAAAGCCGGCGCAGTGCTGGGCGATTGGGGCGCAAACCAGTGGGATATTGATGCCGAACGACTCGCTGTCTCAGGGGCTAGAAGTGGCGCTAGAACGGATGCGGGAAGTGTCTGAGGTGAAGGTGATTTTGATTAATATTCTCACCAGTCCCCAGGTTGCGGAAACGATGGTCCGCGCGATCGCGAACTTTCTGCGTCCTCACCTCGATGAGGCGAATGGGGAGAGCGAAGATCGCTTTGAACGCCCGACTGCGGCAGCTCGCGCTCTGCGGAGAGAAACATCTCCCTCAACCCTGTCAAATCCTTCCTTACCCCCGCCAATTGTCGTTCGCTTACCCGGCGTTCAACTCGAATCGATCGAACCATTTTGGGATGAACTTCCCCTGTACTGGATAGAGACTTTGGAGGACGCGATCGCGCGAGCAATTGAGCTGGCTCGCAGCTTGTAA
- a CDS encoding succinate--CoA ligase subunit alpha, translating into MSSSKIPLTSSDVDLDIESIEDWSNGLLEINNSQQIIRSLNSTARSPIANWTSETPVLIQGISTPLGRYAASQMKAHRTRVVAGVSVGQGGRVFEEIPICNLVEEAIAQVGSIEISLIFVEPYAVLDAALEAIAAGIRQLILCTQNVPPLDAIRLSQRAKETNTLILGSGSAGAIVPEKLLLGTCEPQFFTPGSVGLIGRSEILTSEVALELSQAQIGQSIAVNLGTDDILGSTFQQWLRLLESDADTEAILLIEHSLSGTQSAAAEYIAAEIEKPIVAYIAGLKIPVLETPIYPASAIASYCTQPIPHTDTAEQKVKAFKKAKIPVAKHLSQIPNLVKKALKKSGKG; encoded by the coding sequence ATGAGTTCTTCTAAAATTCCTTTAACATCGAGCGATGTCGATCTCGACATTGAATCGATCGAAGATTGGAGCAACGGTCTTTTGGAGATTAACAACTCCCAGCAAATTATTAGATCCTTAAATTCGACCGCGCGATCGCCGATTGCCAATTGGACATCCGAAACCCCCGTCCTGATTCAAGGCATCTCAACACCTCTAGGTCGCTATGCCGCATCCCAAATGAAAGCCCACCGAACCCGTGTGGTGGCTGGTGTGAGCGTCGGTCAAGGCGGTCGAGTGTTTGAAGAAATCCCCATCTGTAACCTCGTAGAAGAAGCGATCGCGCAAGTGGGTTCCATTGAAATTAGTTTAATTTTTGTCGAACCTTACGCCGTTCTCGATGCCGCACTAGAAGCCATTGCGGCGGGAATTCGGCAGTTGATTCTTTGTACCCAAAACGTTCCCCCCTTAGATGCCATTCGCCTCTCCCAAAGGGCAAAAGAAACCAATACCCTAATTTTAGGGTCTGGCAGTGCGGGCGCGATCGTGCCGGAAAAACTGTTATTGGGAACCTGCGAACCGCAATTTTTCACCCCCGGTTCTGTGGGATTAATCGGTCGCAGCGAAATCTTAACCAGCGAAGTGGCACTCGAACTCAGCCAAGCTCAAATCGGTCAATCGATAGCCGTGAATCTCGGTACAGATGACATCCTCGGCTCGACATTTCAACAATGGTTGCGCCTGTTGGAGAGTGACGCGGACACCGAAGCCATTTTATTAATCGAACACAGTTTGAGCGGCACTCAATCGGCTGCGGCTGAGTATATTGCGGCGGAAATCGAGAAACCGATCGTTGCTTATATCGCCGGACTCAAAATTCCCGTTTTAGAAACTCCCATCTATCCAGCTTCCGCGATCGCGTCCTATTGTACTCAACCCATCCCTCATACCGACACCGCCGAACAAAAAGTCAAAGCCTTTAAAAAAGCAAAAATTCCCGTCGCCAAGCACTTGTCTCAAATCCCCAATTTAGTTAAAAAAGCTTTGAAGAAAAGTGGCAAAGGATAA
- a CDS encoding nucleotide exchange factor GrpE encodes MLGDPELFWFGVFLWFGVTALLFYFWSDRARSAIAPETGTAQDIEQLKQQCDRLRAELQQQLLQQESDFQQRSFEELQSLAIGLPTARAMVEAKPELPAKNLLPLFTSLGNLLQSWEYETIGEAWQPLNYDPQWHQPDEEDIEPGELVYVRFIGYRSRDRVLCPAKVSRTLPKVQSDER; translated from the coding sequence ATGTTGGGCGATCCTGAATTATTTTGGTTTGGCGTTTTCCTTTGGTTTGGCGTGACGGCGTTATTGTTTTACTTTTGGAGCGATCGCGCGCGATCGGCAATTGCACCCGAAACCGGTACAGCGCAAGACATCGAGCAACTCAAGCAACAGTGCGATCGCCTGCGAGCAGAATTGCAACAGCAGTTGCTGCAACAAGAAAGCGATTTTCAACAACGCAGTTTTGAAGAACTCCAAAGTCTCGCGATCGGTTTGCCCACCGCTCGTGCAATGGTAGAAGCAAAACCCGAACTCCCCGCCAAAAATTTACTTCCCCTTTTCACCTCCCTGGGGAACTTGCTCCAAAGTTGGGAGTACGAAACGATTGGGGAAGCTTGGCAACCCCTTAATTACGATCCCCAATGGCATCAACCGGATGAGGAAGATATTGAACCTGGGGAGTTAGTTTACGTGCGGTTTATAGGCTATCGATCGCGCGATCGCGTCCTTTGTCCGGCCAAAGTGAGTCGTACCCTTCCCAAAGTGCAGAGTGACGAACGTTAA
- a CDS encoding Uma2 family endonuclease, with product MTLTQEKGTSQDLTERVIFPPGDLYSDEPPLETELHLRQIILLLNCLEWLWRDKNDFYVAGNLTIYYSDRKRKNENFRGPDFFVVLDTEQKTRKSWVVWEEEGKYPNFILEILSDSTAKIDRGLKKKLYQDTFRTPDYFWFDPYTGEFTGFHLVDGKYEPLEANEQSQLWSQQLGLYLGIEGGLLRFFTEEGELVPTPEEDAQSERQQKESERQQKESERQQKELAQQQKESERQQKEIAQQKAERLAAKLRELNIDPDTI from the coding sequence ATGACCCTCACCCAAGAAAAAGGAACCTCTCAAGACCTCACAGAACGTGTTATCTTTCCCCCTGGCGATTTATATAGCGATGAACCTCCCTTGGAAACCGAACTGCACCTGCGGCAAATCATCCTACTCCTCAATTGTCTCGAATGGTTATGGCGAGACAAAAATGATTTCTACGTAGCGGGAAATCTGACCATTTACTATAGCGATAGAAAGCGTAAAAACGAAAACTTTCGGGGGCCCGATTTTTTTGTGGTGTTGGACACCGAACAGAAAACGAGAAAAAGTTGGGTGGTGTGGGAAGAAGAGGGGAAATATCCCAATTTTATTCTTGAAATTCTCTCGGACTCGACAGCAAAGATCGATCGCGGGTTGAAGAAGAAATTGTATCAAGATACCTTCCGCACGCCGGATTATTTTTGGTTCGATCCCTATACAGGAGAATTCACCGGGTTTCATTTAGTGGACGGGAAATACGAACCTTTAGAAGCGAATGAACAAAGTCAATTGTGGAGTCAGCAATTAGGGTTATATTTAGGGATTGAGGGAGGACTATTGCGATTTTTCACAGAAGAAGGGGAGTTGGTTCCTACCCCAGAAGAAGATGCTCAATCCGAACGACAGCAGAAGGAGTCCGAACGACAACAAAAAGAGTCCGAACGACAGCAGAAGGAACTTGCTCAACAACAAAAAGAATCCGAGCGACAACAAAAAGAAATCGCTCAACAAAAAGCAGAACGATTAGCCGCTAAGTTGCGAGAGTTGAATATTGACCCGGATACAATTTAA
- a CDS encoding Hsp70 family protein yields the protein MTVVAIDFGTSNTVVSLLEPDTQQAKTLRLDRISRLFRLQTKAGERLEIPVIPTLAYVRAPEELVLGQQVRSQRLGFSEPQRLFKAFKRDLAADFQPPPRQLDGVTYDARSISEQFLQAIWQELTEKYVRPSQVIFTVPVGAFERYLDWFRHLAQALGIEQFRLVDESTAAALGYGVKHPGSLVLVVDWGGGTLDLSLVRTATAADEQNSLQAQVIAKFDAYIGGEDIDGWIVEDYLRDRGSSRETVGTVGWQNLLELAERLKIRLSHKESAQESWLDEETFTSYDIRLTQEKLEEILEDRQFLQQLREGLDEVLTTATSKGIQKGEIERVLLVGGSCLIPAVRQLIGSYFGKPKVKFGKPFAAVSHGALALSQIDRVEDNLRHSYAIRLWEPHSRTYSYFTLFEKGSSYPCKREEPLMLQVATEGQKEIRLDIGELAEVAQGEVTFDGAGRMTSRSLNHCEAYHSLDRDRDRACLAHLDPPGKAGIDRIAVTFEVNAQRTLQVTVKDLLLGKILLRDRAIAELK from the coding sequence ATGACCGTTGTTGCCATCGATTTTGGAACCAGCAACACCGTTGTTAGCCTTTTGGAACCAGATACCCAACAAGCCAAAACCCTTCGTTTGGATCGTATTTCTCGTTTGTTTCGCTTGCAAACAAAAGCGGGAGAACGGCTCGAAATTCCCGTCATTCCCACATTAGCTTACGTTCGAGCGCCAGAAGAGTTGGTTCTTGGTCAACAGGTTCGTTCCCAACGCCTCGGATTCTCTGAACCCCAGCGATTGTTTAAAGCTTTTAAAAGGGATTTAGCTGCGGATTTTCAACCCCCGCCGCGACAATTAGATGGTGTAACTTACGACGCGCGATCGATCTCAGAACAGTTTCTCCAGGCGATTTGGCAGGAGTTAACCGAAAAATACGTTCGACCCTCACAAGTCATTTTTACCGTACCTGTCGGGGCATTCGAGCGCTATCTAGACTGGTTTCGCCACCTCGCTCAAGCCTTGGGGATCGAGCAGTTTCGATTGGTGGACGAGTCTACGGCGGCGGCGTTGGGTTACGGCGTAAAGCATCCGGGTTCGTTGGTTTTGGTGGTGGATTGGGGGGGAGGAACTCTAGATTTAAGCTTGGTGCGGACTGCAACGGCTGCCGATGAGCAGAATTCCTTGCAAGCACAGGTCATTGCCAAGTTCGATGCGTACATCGGCGGCGAAGATATTGATGGGTGGATTGTAGAGGATTATTTACGCGATCGCGGTTCCTCACGAGAAACAGTTGGAACGGTGGGGTGGCAAAATTTATTAGAACTGGCAGAACGTTTAAAAATTCGCCTTTCCCACAAAGAATCGGCGCAAGAAAGTTGGCTGGATGAAGAAACTTTTACTTCCTACGATATTCGCCTCACTCAGGAGAAGTTGGAGGAAATTCTGGAAGATCGGCAATTTTTGCAGCAATTGCGCGAGGGATTGGATGAAGTTCTAACCACTGCGACGAGTAAAGGCATCCAAAAAGGCGAGATCGAACGGGTGTTGTTGGTGGGGGGAAGTTGTCTGATTCCGGCGGTTCGACAGTTGATTGGTTCCTATTTTGGCAAGCCAAAGGTGAAGTTTGGCAAACCCTTTGCCGCAGTTTCCCACGGTGCGTTGGCATTGAGTCAAATCGATAGGGTGGAAGACAATTTGCGCCACAGCTATGCCATTCGCCTTTGGGAACCTCACAGTCGCACCTATTCCTATTTCACTTTGTTTGAAAAGGGAAGTTCTTATCCTTGCAAACGGGAAGAACCGTTAATGCTGCAAGTGGCGACGGAGGGACAAAAGGAAATTCGTTTGGATATTGGAGAGTTGGCGGAAGTGGCTCAAGGGGAGGTGACATTTGACGGCGCGGGACGGATGACCAGTCGTTCTCTCAATCATTGCGAAGCTTACCATTCTTTAGACCGCGATCGCGATCGCGCGTGTCTGGCACATCTCGATCCCCCCGGAAAAGCGGGAATCGATCGCATTGCAGTGACGTTTGAGGTCAACGCACAGCGTACATTGCAGGTCACGGTAAAGGATTTGCTCTTGGGTAAAATCTTATTGCGCGATCGCGCGATCGCGGAATTAAAATAA
- a CDS encoding nuclear transport factor 2 family protein, with product MELPSPELLDTAQKGFEAFCAGLATGEWERFIAMLSDDFTFSFPVGSYKGVNVGKEKAAAFFAYASQQVFSEGLIIELERRTYNATTVVFEGRSTGRMFGKPYENQVAVSFEARNGEICSYREYLAVVIPPETK from the coding sequence ATGGAACTGCCTTCACCAGAATTATTAGACACCGCTCAAAAAGGATTTGAAGCATTTTGCGCCGGACTGGCAACAGGAGAGTGGGAGAGATTTATCGCAATGCTCAGTGATGATTTTACGTTTTCTTTTCCCGTGGGTTCCTATAAAGGAGTCAATGTGGGTAAGGAAAAAGCTGCCGCTTTCTTTGCTTATGCGTCCCAGCAGGTGTTTTCAGAGGGATTAATCATCGAGCTAGAACGCCGCACCTATAACGCAACGACAGTGGTGTTTGAGGGGCGTTCTACAGGGAGAATGTTTGGGAAACCCTACGAGAATCAAGTTGCAGTTTCTTTTGAGGCGCGCAATGGCGAAATTTGTAGCTATCGGGAGTATTTGGCGGTTGTTATTCCTCCCGAAACCAAGTGA